A genomic segment from Pollutimonas thiosulfatoxidans encodes:
- the rfaD gene encoding ADP-glyceromanno-heptose 6-epimerase produces MIVVTGGAGFIGSNLVLGLNRRGLTDILVVDDLTEGDKFVNLVDGRIADYMHKDDFRRRLASGQLGDIEAVFHQGACSDTTERNGQYMLDNNYRVTLELFQFCQGRKIPFIYASSAAVYGAGPVYAEDLANERPLNVYGYSKFLFDQVLRRHLDTLTAPVVGLRYFNVYGPNEQHKARMASVAFHNMNQFRTVGHVRLFGGWDGYADGGQMRDFIHVDDVVDVNLFFLDKPAKSGVFNCGTGRAQPFNDVASAVVNTLREEQGEPVLGLQQQVEQGLLRYIDFPEDLKGRYQSHTQADLTLLRDAGYDRPFRDVQTGVAQYVRVLLEQGRI; encoded by the coding sequence AACCTCGTACTGGGACTGAACCGACGCGGCCTTACCGATATTTTGGTGGTTGACGACCTGACCGAGGGCGACAAGTTCGTGAACCTCGTGGACGGACGGATTGCCGATTACATGCACAAGGACGATTTCCGACGTCGGCTTGCTTCGGGCCAACTCGGTGACATCGAGGCAGTCTTTCATCAGGGGGCATGCTCGGACACCACCGAACGCAACGGGCAGTACATGCTGGACAACAACTATCGCGTCACACTGGAACTGTTCCAGTTCTGTCAGGGACGCAAAATTCCGTTTATATATGCCTCGTCGGCGGCGGTGTATGGGGCGGGGCCGGTATACGCAGAAGACCTCGCCAACGAACGCCCGCTGAACGTCTATGGATACTCGAAGTTCTTGTTCGACCAGGTGCTGCGCCGCCATCTGGACACCTTGACCGCGCCCGTCGTGGGCTTGCGTTATTTCAACGTGTATGGGCCCAACGAGCAGCACAAGGCACGCATGGCCTCGGTCGCCTTTCATAATATGAATCAGTTTCGCACTGTCGGGCACGTTCGTCTCTTCGGTGGTTGGGACGGCTATGCCGACGGCGGTCAGATGCGTGACTTCATCCATGTGGACGACGTGGTGGATGTCAATCTTTTCTTTTTGGACAAGCCCGCGAAATCCGGCGTGTTCAATTGCGGCACCGGGCGTGCCCAGCCGTTCAACGACGTGGCAAGCGCGGTGGTCAATACGCTGCGCGAAGAGCAGGGCGAACCCGTTCTCGGCTTGCAGCAGCAAGTAGAGCAGGGCCTGCTTCGTTATATCGACTTTCCGGAAGACCTGAAAGGCCGCTACCAGAGCCATACCCAGGCCGACCTGACCTTGCTGCGCGATGCCGGGTATGACCGGCCGTTCCGCGACGTGCAAACCGGGGTTGCACAGTACGTGCGCGTACTGCTTGAACAGGGCCGCATCTAG